The Opitutaceae bacterium genome has a window encoding:
- a CDS encoding VanZ family protein: MTMENDATTNAKPRLWSLVWQDGRLLFPLMLAVGIVSLSGTENPAAPGGIPSFDKIAHFCVFGLLATLILRMIPDGSRTFLAAAAVVALVSVFGLTDEFHQSFTPGRSVEFADWVADTLGALTAVVVYCRWHAYRRIMEYRPVRKQG; encoded by the coding sequence ATGACCATGGAGAACGACGCCACCACGAATGCAAAGCCCCGGCTCTGGTCCCTGGTCTGGCAGGATGGGCGGCTTCTCTTCCCGCTGATGCTCGCGGTCGGCATCGTCAGCCTGTCGGGGACGGAAAATCCGGCCGCACCCGGAGGGATTCCCTCTTTCGACAAGATCGCCCATTTCTGCGTCTTCGGGCTCCTCGCCACCCTGATCCTGCGGATGATCCCGGACGGTTCCCGGACGTTTCTTGCGGCTGCGGCTGTGGTTGCTCTGGTGTCCGTCTTTGGCCTGACCGACGAGTTCCATCAATCGTTCACCCCGGGTCGTTCGGTCGAATTTGCCGATTGGGTGGCGGATACCCTCGGGGCGCTGACGGCGGTCGTGGTCTACTGCCGCTGGCACGCCTACCGCAGGATCATGGAGTATCGACCGGTCCGAAAACAGGGCTGA
- a CDS encoding ImmA/IrrE family metallo-endopeptidase, translated as MNRIAVSPKVLRWARERAGQAGSDLETKFPHLAKWEAEAALPTLKQLENFAKATRVPFGFLFLPEPPEIPLPFADFRTLVNRRSQGISPELMDTIQLMQRRQAWLRDERIEAGAEPLTFVGSAKTSENPASIGREMRRVVGLDDGWAQRVSTWTAAIGELRSAIENLGVMAVVNGVVGNNTHRKLDVNEFRGFALSDPYAPLIFVNGADAKSAQMFTLAHELAHLWLGDAGEGLSGFVGLQPDGGAVETFCDQAAAEFLVPAAEIRATWPDIADSDEPFEKLARKFKVSPVVIGRRAMDLRLVDRGEFFSFYQYHTKKEFQKRQTGTGGDFYNNQNTRVGQLFATHVMRAAKEGRIGFKEAYDLSGLNGGTFQKYARKLGVSLP; from the coding sequence GTGAATCGGATAGCCGTCAGTCCAAAAGTCCTCCGCTGGGCGCGGGAACGTGCCGGGCAGGCAGGGTCCGATCTAGAAACGAAGTTTCCGCACTTAGCTAAGTGGGAGGCTGAAGCGGCTCTGCCGACCCTGAAGCAGTTGGAGAATTTCGCCAAGGCAACTCGGGTGCCATTCGGATTCCTGTTTCTGCCAGAACCTCCGGAGATACCTCTACCGTTTGCTGACTTCCGGACGTTGGTGAACCGACGCTCCCAGGGCATCAGCCCTGAGCTGATGGATACGATCCAGCTGATGCAGCGGCGGCAAGCCTGGCTACGGGACGAGCGAATTGAGGCAGGAGCCGAGCCGCTAACCTTTGTCGGTTCTGCAAAAACCTCCGAAAATCCGGCGTCGATCGGCCGGGAAATGCGGCGCGTGGTCGGCCTGGATGATGGCTGGGCGCAACGGGTATCCACCTGGACCGCGGCGATCGGCGAACTGCGTAGTGCAATTGAAAACCTTGGGGTGATGGCCGTAGTTAACGGCGTCGTCGGTAACAACACGCACCGCAAACTGGACGTGAATGAGTTTCGCGGCTTTGCCCTCAGCGATCCCTATGCTCCGCTGATATTCGTCAATGGAGCGGATGCGAAGTCTGCCCAAATGTTTACGCTCGCCCACGAACTGGCGCATCTTTGGCTAGGCGATGCCGGCGAGGGTCTGTCCGGTTTTGTGGGTCTGCAACCGGATGGGGGCGCGGTAGAGACTTTCTGCGACCAAGCAGCGGCCGAATTTCTTGTGCCCGCTGCCGAAATCCGGGCTACTTGGCCAGATATAGCGGACAGCGACGAACCTTTTGAGAAGCTAGCTCGGAAGTTCAAAGTCAGCCCGGTGGTCATTGGGCGGCGGGCGATGGACCTGCGCTTGGTAGATCGAGGCGAGTTCTTCAGCTTCTACCAGTATCACACGAAAAAGGAATTCCAAAAAAGGCAGACCGGAACGGGTGGCGACTTCTACAACAACCAGAATACTCGGGTTGGTCAGTTGTTTGCCACACATGTGATGCGGGCTGCGAAGGAAGGGAGGATCGGCTTTAAAGAAGCCTATGATCTGTCCGGCCTAAACGGCGGCACATTTCAGAAATATGCACGCAAGCTAGGGGTTTCGCTTCCATGA
- a CDS encoding tyrosine-type recombinase/integrase, whose protein sequence is MRIKTRADNGYKYVRVGGRRISLKTRSDKEARQMVKDLNLEQIEHASKAGDAGRRTIPTLIAGHGMTLAKAVDEWAEWADTVGQSALTIRRNRIILSSWLADADLEGRAPGEVAEKEINAFINAKGKAGAKTRERQLSAIRSLYAFMAAKGYIHGNPSRLVVVDLRRLSHDQREPKKVRPYTPEEIQRLLTGLDGFWRAVAGISYATALRLGDVIQLEWASIKPNTIVVWTEKRDRRVSLPITPELRAALAAVPLADGPYLFPEEREELQDVSKRSKFSVYFKRELNRLGLEGLTFHGLRHTRISQWRKDGFSLEDCRIFAGHNSQAATARYLHLGLDAESI, encoded by the coding sequence ATGAGAATCAAAACCCGAGCCGATAACGGCTACAAGTACGTCAGGGTAGGCGGCCGCCGCATCTCCCTGAAGACCCGCTCCGATAAGGAGGCCCGCCAGATGGTTAAGGACCTCAACCTGGAGCAGATCGAACACGCCTCGAAGGCCGGTGATGCCGGCCGGCGCACCATCCCGACCCTGATCGCCGGCCACGGCATGACCCTGGCCAAGGCGGTGGACGAGTGGGCCGAATGGGCCGACACCGTGGGCCAATCCGCTTTGACGATCCGGCGCAACCGGATCATCCTGTCATCCTGGTTGGCCGACGCAGACCTTGAGGGCAGGGCGCCAGGTGAAGTGGCCGAGAAGGAGATCAACGCCTTCATCAACGCCAAGGGCAAGGCCGGGGCCAAGACCCGGGAGCGGCAGCTCTCCGCAATCCGGTCGCTCTACGCCTTCATGGCGGCCAAGGGCTACATCCACGGCAACCCGTCCCGGCTGGTGGTCGTGGACCTGCGCAGATTGAGCCACGATCAACGCGAACCCAAGAAGGTGAGACCTTACACTCCCGAGGAAATCCAGCGGCTCCTGACCGGGCTGGATGGATTCTGGCGGGCTGTTGCGGGGATCTCCTATGCCACGGCCCTGCGCCTTGGCGATGTGATCCAGCTCGAGTGGGCCAGCATCAAGCCCAACACCATCGTGGTCTGGACCGAGAAGCGGGACCGCCGTGTCAGCCTGCCGATCACGCCTGAGCTGCGTGCTGCGCTGGCCGCGGTTCCCCTGGCAGACGGGCCCTACCTGTTTCCCGAGGAACGGGAGGAGTTACAGGATGTGAGCAAGCGGTCAAAGTTCTCCGTCTACTTCAAGCGGGAACTCAACCGGCTCGGCCTCGAGGGCCTGACGTTCCACGGCCTGCGCCATACCCGCATCAGCCAGTGGAGGAAAGATGGATTCAGTCTCGAGGATTGCCGGATCTTTGCGGGTCACAATTCCCAGGCCGCCACAGCCCGCTATCTTCACCTCGGATTGGATGCTGAGTCCATCTGA
- a CDS encoding DUF4411 family protein — MSGAPSYLIDSDVLITAKNRYYAFQICPGFWDSLLHGHTLGCVHSIDRVKQELLNGSPDDDLVEWVNNSVPAGFFYSCGNPKVVDAFREVMLWAQRHGQYTDAAKAKFASGADGWLVAFSQINGTTVVTNEQPAPDSRKEIKLPDVCNQFSVHNEDTFSMLHQLGFQYRF; from the coding sequence ATGAGTGGCGCACCCAGCTACCTGATCGATTCAGATGTGCTGATTACAGCTAAGAATCGATACTACGCCTTTCAAATATGCCCGGGGTTCTGGGACAGCCTGTTGCACGGGCATACACTAGGGTGCGTGCACAGCATCGACAGGGTGAAACAGGAGTTGCTTAACGGAAGCCCCGATGACGATCTTGTGGAATGGGTCAACAACTCGGTTCCGGCAGGATTCTTCTACTCTTGTGGTAATCCCAAAGTCGTTGATGCCTTCCGCGAAGTGATGCTGTGGGCACAACGACACGGCCAATACACCGATGCCGCAAAGGCGAAATTCGCCAGCGGAGCGGATGGCTGGCTTGTGGCCTTCAGCCAAATCAATGGTACGACCGTTGTTACTAATGAACAACCTGCACCCGACTCAAGGAAGGAAATCAAACTGCCGGACGTGTGCAACCAATTCTCTGTCCATAATGAGGATACCTTTTCGATGCTGCACCAGCTTGGCTTCCAGTACAGATTCTAG
- a CDS encoding ribbon-helix-helix domain-containing protein, which translates to MKQLPRSRHPVPGESVTRLSLSISTEDKEALEKIATKKKVSLAWVLRDAVSEYLKKRPAAD; encoded by the coding sequence ATGAAGCAGTTGCCACGATCCCGCCATCCTGTTCCAGGCGAATCGGTCACCAGGCTTTCGCTCAGCATCTCCACTGAGGACAAGGAGGCCCTCGAGAAGATCGCGACCAAGAAAAAGGTCAGTCTCGCCTGGGTGCTTCGAGATGCGGTCTCGGAGTATCTGAAAAAGCGCCCCGCGGCTGATTGA
- a CDS encoding DEAD/DEAH box helicase, which produces MKAFDFDDRIIDRYANFSRSFTKIRSADLANAIEAEYNAGRFWPDSLLSLNPRYKAGPTIDELVASGDLDEATGKIFRFGHGPLTLHRHQGQSVAKAKAGQSFVVTTGTGSGKSLCFFVPIVDAIVRARKAGAARRTRAIIIYPMNALANSQIKEIGKFISQSGLPESVKPTVGRYTGQEDGEERQRIAANPPDILLTNFMMAELLLTRQSELDSAVIANAAGLEFIVLDELHTYRGRQGADVAVLVRRLRNRCTPAKAPICIGTSATMANEGSDQSKAEAVADVASSLFGTSVGADAVIDESLQRATNDTLKLDNIQSQLAPALENDLPDVLTDEVLRDHPLAVWSELAIGLKDGQELRRQDPIPFSEAVEKLSDDSGVDAEVCREALVTFLTRASLPEDARGGSGSAAFLAFKLHRFISGAGEFFTTLTAPPRRVLFEGQLEDPEAPGTRLYPTRFCRACGHEVHVVTRADEAEGIQFLPRNIDDTPLDDPDGDTAGYLVPVGDGDKEYQFNGEVETYPEDWKEVRNGIEKLRSSRKKRIPERLTVGADGRYAPSGSAFWFIPGKFGFCPCCHEQPHPSMRERSKLAGLSGEGRSSATTLLVSTALEWMNAPESSMPPEKRKLLGFTDNRQDAALQAGHFNDFLYVSLLRGAILRAVLDAGPDGITEDEFGLRTVRALGFTAANKAARIHWMLEPESGAVGREDSQRALAKVLAHRVWTDLRRGWRYTNPSLSDIDLIKVEFVGLDEVAENTAGLSAALPALVDLTHEQRREVLVKILTFLLQGLAVNTEALDRTVLDGVSQKSRNLLRAPWAIDQKEQLRGHTTMFLQAPGKDKVGLREEQTILRAGVSSRLGREINRISVIGTRLKRDEYRDAITALMELLHEEGLVLPIEVDADVRGWRLSPSTVRIVPGPAALGEETDGNTYFLDLYTSIATDLKGDGSTYWGLEGREHTAQVSQKQREWREWRFRYEEDDLEKIEESKPEMKLAGEPTQFLPALFCSPTMELGVDISALNAVYLRNVPPTPANYAQRAGRAGRSGQAAVIVTYCAAQSPHDQYFFSRRNDMVAGVVRPPALDITNEELVRSHLHAVWLAESKLALEPDIPDVLNLSQPEYPLKQEVLEVIQKPTLAAAAKGPMKMVLDQILESVGGVHPVWLDDPDEFIENVANEAPKRFDEAFGRWRELYHSARSQLAEANAKSMITGLSRVDRQRVKAAQMQATDQIAILEQGKASNGSDFYSYRYLATEGFLPGYNFPRLPLYAFIPGEGKAGSFLQRARFLAISEFGPRSLIYHEGRAYRVMKAKLPPEVRTADGSELATKDIFICQNCGASHEGEVERCHACDTSMAGQIPIQRTLRIDNVEAAPADRITANDEERVRQGFDIQTVFSWPRRDGRLEVTEAEFRCGEDTLLTLQYANSAEISRLNKGLKRRRDQTIFGFYIDPRTGYWSKSDDEDDSTETPPDVIRPVRIVPIVRDRKNALLLRLATAGGFGEIESDPGQKKERDSAIATVQHALLRGIELEFQLEEGEVLGEPLPSRDDRRAILTYEATEGGAGVLGRLIDDDAALGRVARTALSLMHYDQVDEAIAAGDPAKLVDQHGACVRGCYRCLLSYFNQPDHEQIDRTLDQAKQFLIDLARGKLHPSAPRTASDEATGWLAVFRQLGLPAPDAGEAVLEGQEYPFVWRLHRVAAAPEPITEAAATYAEEMGWTLFELPARPDNDTIPEAMTAALQA; this is translated from the coding sequence ATGAAAGCATTCGACTTCGATGACCGGATCATCGACCGCTACGCGAACTTCTCCCGTTCCTTCACCAAGATCCGGTCGGCAGACCTCGCAAATGCCATCGAAGCCGAGTACAACGCCGGCCGCTTCTGGCCGGATAGCCTGCTGTCCCTCAACCCCCGCTACAAGGCCGGTCCGACGATCGACGAGCTGGTCGCATCTGGCGACCTCGACGAAGCTACGGGCAAGATCTTCCGCTTCGGCCACGGTCCTCTCACCCTCCACCGCCACCAGGGACAGTCGGTCGCCAAAGCCAAGGCCGGGCAGAGCTTCGTGGTGACCACTGGGACAGGCTCGGGCAAGTCCCTGTGCTTCTTCGTGCCGATAGTGGACGCCATCGTGCGGGCTCGCAAGGCAGGCGCTGCCCGTCGCACCCGGGCGATCATCATCTATCCGATGAACGCCCTGGCCAACAGCCAGATCAAGGAGATCGGGAAGTTCATCTCCCAATCCGGATTGCCTGAGTCGGTGAAACCGACCGTCGGTCGCTACACCGGCCAGGAGGACGGCGAGGAACGCCAACGGATCGCCGCGAACCCCCCGGACATCCTGCTCACCAACTTCATGATGGCCGAGTTGCTGCTCACCCGGCAGAGCGAGTTGGACTCCGCGGTAATCGCCAACGCCGCTGGCCTCGAGTTCATCGTTCTGGACGAGCTCCACACCTACCGCGGCCGTCAGGGCGCTGATGTGGCGGTCTTGGTCCGACGGCTTCGGAACCGCTGCACTCCCGCCAAGGCACCCATCTGCATCGGAACCTCCGCCACCATGGCCAACGAGGGCTCCGACCAGAGCAAGGCCGAAGCGGTCGCGGACGTGGCCTCAAGTCTATTCGGCACCTCGGTCGGTGCGGACGCCGTGATTGACGAGTCGTTACAGCGGGCGACGAACGACACGCTCAAGCTGGACAACATCCAATCACAGCTCGCGCCGGCCCTCGAAAACGATCTTCCCGATGTCCTCACCGACGAAGTGCTGCGAGACCACCCGCTGGCCGTCTGGTCCGAGCTCGCCATCGGCCTGAAGGACGGGCAGGAGCTCCGCCGCCAGGACCCGATTCCGTTCAGTGAGGCGGTGGAGAAGCTGTCCGACGACAGTGGCGTCGATGCCGAAGTGTGCCGCGAGGCTCTCGTGACCTTTCTGACCCGGGCGAGCCTACCGGAAGATGCACGGGGTGGCTCCGGTTCTGCTGCGTTCCTGGCCTTCAAGCTGCACCGCTTCATTTCGGGTGCGGGCGAGTTCTTCACCACCCTTACCGCCCCGCCCCGCCGCGTGCTCTTCGAGGGCCAGCTCGAGGACCCCGAGGCACCCGGCACGCGACTCTATCCCACTCGCTTCTGTCGTGCCTGCGGGCACGAGGTGCATGTCGTCACCCGGGCCGATGAAGCCGAAGGGATCCAGTTTCTCCCCCGGAACATCGATGATACGCCGCTAGACGACCCCGACGGCGACACCGCCGGTTACCTGGTACCGGTAGGAGACGGCGACAAGGAGTATCAATTCAATGGTGAGGTCGAAACCTACCCGGAGGATTGGAAGGAAGTCCGAAACGGGATCGAGAAACTTCGGTCTAGCCGGAAGAAGCGAATCCCGGAGCGCCTCACCGTAGGTGCCGATGGACGCTATGCACCCTCGGGTTCCGCCTTCTGGTTCATTCCCGGCAAATTCGGATTCTGCCCGTGCTGTCACGAGCAGCCGCACCCGAGCATGCGGGAGCGGAGCAAGCTCGCCGGCCTGTCCGGTGAGGGCCGGAGTTCCGCAACGACACTCCTCGTCTCGACCGCCTTGGAATGGATGAATGCTCCGGAGAGCAGCATGCCTCCCGAGAAGAGAAAACTCCTTGGCTTCACCGACAACCGCCAGGACGCCGCCCTCCAAGCCGGCCACTTCAACGACTTCCTCTACGTCAGCCTCCTGCGGGGGGCGATCCTCCGTGCTGTGTTGGACGCCGGTCCGGACGGTATCACCGAAGATGAGTTCGGGCTCCGTACCGTTCGTGCCCTCGGCTTTACCGCGGCCAACAAGGCGGCTCGCATTCACTGGATGCTGGAACCTGAATCCGGTGCCGTCGGACGCGAGGACTCCCAACGGGCATTGGCCAAGGTGCTCGCCCACCGCGTCTGGACCGACCTTCGGCGTGGATGGCGCTACACCAATCCCAGCCTCTCCGATATTGATCTGATCAAGGTCGAGTTCGTCGGGCTTGACGAGGTCGCTGAGAACACCGCCGGCCTCTCCGCGGCCCTGCCGGCGCTCGTAGACTTGACCCACGAACAGCGGCGTGAAGTCCTCGTCAAGATCCTCACCTTCCTCCTGCAGGGCCTGGCTGTGAACACCGAGGCTCTCGACCGCACGGTGCTTGATGGCGTCAGCCAGAAATCCCGGAACCTCCTGCGGGCACCGTGGGCCATCGACCAGAAGGAGCAGCTGCGCGGTCACACGACCATGTTCCTCCAGGCACCCGGTAAGGACAAAGTCGGCCTCCGCGAGGAGCAGACCATTCTCCGGGCCGGGGTCTCCTCCCGGCTCGGCCGCGAGATCAACCGCATCTCGGTGATCGGCACCCGACTGAAACGCGACGAATACCGTGACGCCATCACCGCCCTCATGGAACTGCTACATGAGGAGGGCTTGGTGCTGCCGATCGAGGTCGACGCCGACGTCCGGGGGTGGCGGCTTTCGCCGTCCACGGTGAGGATCGTTCCCGGTCCGGCGGCCTTGGGCGAAGAGACTGATGGCAACACCTACTTCCTCGACCTCTACACCAGCATTGCCACGGACCTAAAGGGCGACGGCAGCACCTACTGGGGTCTGGAGGGCCGCGAACACACCGCCCAGGTCTCCCAGAAGCAGCGTGAGTGGCGTGAGTGGCGCTTCCGTTACGAAGAGGACGACCTCGAGAAGATCGAGGAGAGCAAGCCCGAGATGAAACTCGCCGGTGAGCCGACCCAGTTCCTGCCGGCGTTATTTTGCTCTCCCACCATGGAGTTGGGCGTCGACATCTCCGCCCTCAACGCCGTCTACCTCCGCAACGTCCCCCCGACCCCGGCCAACTACGCCCAGCGGGCCGGCCGGGCCGGGCGCTCGGGCCAGGCCGCCGTCATCGTCACCTACTGTGCCGCCCAGTCGCCGCACGATCAGTATTTCTTCAGCCGCCGCAACGACATGGTGGCGGGTGTCGTGCGTCCACCGGCGCTCGACATCACCAACGAGGAACTCGTGCGATCCCATCTCCACGCCGTCTGGCTGGCCGAATCGAAACTGGCGCTTGAACCCGACATCCCGGACGTCCTCAACCTGAGCCAGCCGGAGTACCCGCTGAAACAGGAGGTGCTTGAGGTCATCCAGAAGCCAACCCTCGCCGCCGCTGCCAAGGGCCCGATGAAGATGGTCCTCGATCAGATTCTCGAATCCGTGGGCGGAGTCCACCCAGTCTGGCTCGATGATCCCGACGAGTTCATCGAGAACGTTGCCAACGAGGCTCCCAAGCGCTTCGACGAAGCCTTCGGCCGCTGGCGGGAGTTGTATCACTCTGCCCGCAGCCAGCTCGCCGAGGCCAATGCCAAATCCATGATCACCGGCTTGTCGAGAGTGGACCGGCAGCGGGTCAAGGCCGCCCAGATGCAGGCGACCGACCAGATCGCTATCCTGGAGCAGGGCAAGGCGTCCAACGGATCCGACTTCTACTCCTACCGCTACCTCGCCACCGAGGGTTTCCTTCCCGGCTACAACTTCCCGCGTCTTCCCCTCTATGCCTTCATTCCCGGCGAGGGCAAAGCTGGATCGTTCCTGCAGCGCGCCCGCTTCCTTGCTATCTCCGAGTTCGGCCCGCGGAGCCTCATCTACCATGAAGGCCGTGCCTACCGTGTGATGAAGGCCAAGCTGCCCCCGGAGGTCCGCACCGCGGACGGCTCGGAGCTGGCGACCAAGGACATCTTCATCTGCCAGAACTGCGGGGCCTCCCATGAGGGAGAAGTCGAGCGCTGCCATGCTTGCGACACGTCCATGGCCGGACAGATTCCCATTCAACGCACCCTCCGGATCGACAATGTCGAGGCCGCCCCCGCCGATCGCATCACAGCCAATGATGAGGAGCGAGTTCGCCAGGGGTTTGACATCCAGACCGTCTTCTCTTGGCCCCGACGCGATGGCCGCCTCGAGGTGACTGAAGCCGAGTTCCGCTGCGGCGAGGACACCCTGCTCACGCTCCAGTACGCCAACAGTGCGGAGATCAGCCGCCTCAACAAGGGCCTCAAGCGCCGCCGAGATCAGACCATCTTCGGTTTCTACATCGACCCCCGCACGGGCTACTGGTCAAAGTCGGATGACGAAGATGACAGCACCGAGACTCCGCCGGACGTCATCAGGCCGGTGCGGATCGTGCCGATCGTTCGCGACCGCAAGAATGCCCTCCTGCTGCGACTCGCGACCGCGGGCGGTTTCGGAGAGATTGAATCGGATCCCGGGCAGAAGAAAGAGCGGGACTCGGCAATCGCCACCGTTCAGCACGCTCTGCTCCGAGGCATCGAGCTCGAGTTCCAGTTGGAAGAAGGCGAGGTGCTCGGGGAACCGCTGCCCTCACGCGATGACCGCCGGGCCATCCTCACCTATGAGGCCACCGAAGGTGGGGCCGGCGTGCTCGGTCGCTTGATCGACGACGACGCTGCCCTGGGCCGCGTTGCCCGCACCGCTCTGTCCTTGATGCACTACGACCAGGTGGACGAGGCCATCGCCGCCGGCGACCCCGCCAAGTTGGTCGACCAGCACGGGGCCTGTGTTCGTGGCTGCTACCGCTGCCTGCTTTCCTATTTCAACCAGCCCGATCACGAGCAGATCGACCGCACCCTCGACCAGGCGAAGCAGTTCCTCATCGACCTCGCCCGAGGAAAGCTCCATCCGTCCGCACCCCGCACCGCCTCCGACGAGGCGACCGGCTGGTTGGCCGTCTTCAGGCAGCTCGGCCTTCCCGCCCCCGATGCCGGGGAGGCAGTCCTCGAGGGGCAGGAATATCCCTTTGTGTGGCGTCTTCACCGGGTCGCCGCAGCCCCCGAACCCATCACCGAGGCCGCCGCCACATACGCCGAGGAGATGGGCTGGACCTTGTTCGAGCTTCCGGCCAGACCCGACAACGACACCATTCCCGAAGCCATGACTGCCGCCCTTCAAGCCTGA
- a CDS encoding Gfo/Idh/MocA family oxidoreductase, which yields MMKVAVIGMGGIGNIHATCYRNNPAADLVAVCDVVKAKADEAGEKHGCEEFYSLAEVLEAHPDLDIIDVTTGGNENGSWHFEPTMQALRAGKHVLVEKPISNDINEAREMVRLAEEKDLYLGCNLNHYFTEPAGLAKKLADEGKIGEPIYCLHRMGFPGGEINYPGPAKNANFEGFPYAHVKAFLAHPFSIMRYFCGDIVKLQAFMGQPGFRRNANDPMVSVNSIHVLFANGTVGYLFSQRGDATMGLGGWWSVEVGGSKGTFCIENCVEKLTFFPTPGSEGAAAPEKLKIGQAPAPVVTNTGKTDFGLTFQPRIDAFVEDVSKGVPKHLLRASGRDALATLEYTFAAIESYERDGAVVRPHPLPPEKRRPA from the coding sequence ATGATGAAAGTAGCTGTTATTGGAATGGGCGGTATCGGGAACATTCATGCGACCTGCTACCGGAACAATCCGGCCGCCGATCTGGTGGCGGTCTGCGACGTGGTCAAGGCCAAGGCCGACGAAGCCGGCGAGAAACACGGTTGCGAAGAGTTTTATTCCCTGGCGGAAGTGCTCGAAGCCCACCCGGACCTCGACATCATCGACGTCACCACGGGGGGCAACGAAAACGGATCCTGGCATTTCGAGCCGACCATGCAGGCACTCCGGGCCGGCAAGCATGTCCTGGTCGAGAAACCCATCTCAAACGACATCAACGAGGCCCGTGAGATGGTCAGGCTGGCTGAAGAGAAGGACCTCTATCTCGGCTGCAACCTGAACCACTATTTCACCGAGCCGGCCGGCCTGGCCAAGAAACTGGCTGACGAGGGCAAGATCGGCGAACCCATATACTGCCTGCACCGGATGGGATTCCCGGGCGGAGAGATCAACTATCCCGGCCCGGCGAAGAATGCGAATTTCGAGGGTTTCCCCTACGCACACGTGAAGGCCTTCCTCGCCCACCCCTTCAGCATCATGCGCTACTTCTGCGGAGATATCGTGAAGCTCCAGGCGTTCATGGGGCAACCTGGGTTCCGCCGCAACGCGAACGACCCGATGGTATCCGTCAACAGCATCCACGTGCTCTTCGCCAACGGCACCGTCGGCTACCTCTTCAGCCAGCGCGGCGACGCCACCATGGGGCTGGGAGGCTGGTGGAGTGTCGAGGTGGGCGGTTCCAAGGGAACCTTCTGTATCGAGAACTGTGTGGAAAAACTGACCTTCTTCCCGACACCGGGATCAGAAGGCGCCGCGGCCCCGGAAAAGCTCAAGATCGGACAGGCTCCCGCTCCTGTGGTCACCAACACGGGAAAAACCGACTTCGGCCTCACCTTTCAGCCGCGCATCGACGCTTTCGTCGAGGACGTCAGCAAGGGTGTACCCAAGCACCTCCTGCGGGCCTCGGGCCGTGATGCCCTGGCCACGCTGGAATACACCTTCGCGGCCATCGAGTCCTATGAGCGTGACGGGGCCGTCGTCCGCCCCCATCCCCTGCCCCCGGAAAAGCGCCGGCCCGCCTGA
- a CDS encoding Gfo/Idh/MocA family oxidoreductase has product MKVQRVGVIGLGPIGSKHAGLYQSMEQAQLVAVCDRDNPRAEAGKARFGVPAFTSVQDMIAGVELDMVSVATAGHEYGRDHYEPTMEALEAGLHVLGEKPICNEIPLAEAMVAKAKEKGLCYGINLNHRFTPAARLARKWVDEGRIGHPLFMNVSMWIKNPRESSPWFQIKALHPHTVDIMRHFGGDIEAVQCFATKAPGREIWSTAQFNMRFRSGALGHLTGSYDIERGHPMERVEMAGTKGRFVIDDIFREVTLYPAGSLEKTVYTNPFFGGMRDFDDTFRNRLSRFVEQLNEGAEPDQIDGSGADGLAAQKVLAAAIESLQTETVVKVG; this is encoded by the coding sequence ATGAAGGTTCAACGTGTCGGCGTCATTGGTCTGGGTCCCATCGGTAGCAAACACGCGGGACTCTACCAGTCGATGGAGCAGGCGCAGCTCGTGGCTGTGTGCGATCGGGACAATCCACGGGCGGAGGCGGGGAAAGCGCGCTTCGGCGTGCCTGCTTTCACCTCCGTTCAGGACATGATCGCCGGGGTGGAACTCGACATGGTCAGCGTGGCCACGGCCGGGCACGAATACGGTCGCGATCATTATGAGCCGACCATGGAAGCGCTCGAAGCCGGTCTCCATGTCCTGGGAGAAAAGCCGATCTGCAACGAAATCCCCCTGGCCGAAGCGATGGTGGCCAAGGCGAAGGAGAAGGGACTCTGCTACGGCATCAACCTGAATCACCGCTTCACACCGGCAGCCCGCCTGGCCAGAAAGTGGGTCGATGAGGGGCGAATCGGACACCCGCTGTTCATGAATGTGAGCATGTGGATCAAGAACCCCCGGGAGTCTTCGCCGTGGTTTCAGATCAAGGCCCTGCACCCCCATACGGTGGACATCATGCGGCACTTCGGTGGCGACATCGAAGCCGTGCAATGCTTCGCCACAAAAGCACCCGGCCGCGAAATCTGGTCAACGGCCCAATTCAACATGCGCTTCAGGAGTGGCGCACTCGGACACCTGACCGGCAGTTATGACATCGAGCGGGGCCACCCGATGGAACGGGTCGAAATGGCCGGGACGAAGGGCCGCTTTGTCATCGACGACATCTTCAGGGAAGTGACGCTCTATCCGGCGGGCAGCCTGGAGAAAACCGTCTACACCAATCCGTTCTTTGGCGGCATGCGCGATTTCGATGACACCTTCCGCAACCGCCTGAGTCGTTTCGTCGAGCAATTGAACGAAGGTGCGGAACCGGATCAGATCGACGGATCCGGGGCGGACGGCCTGGCTGCCCAGAAAGTGCTGGCCGCCGCCATAGAGTCTCTGCAGACCGAAACCGTGGTGAAGGTCGGGTAG